The Sebastes umbrosus isolate fSebUmb1 chromosome 23, fSebUmb1.pri, whole genome shotgun sequence genome contains a region encoding:
- the LOC119482877 gene encoding inhibitor of nuclear factor kappa-B kinase-interacting protein isoform X1, with protein MPTELKQRKKSQKVTETSSANCEDETQKEKIEAGNNTGVNKTSSSLDIRSLMCLLSLAACGALTWVVLLQNERFSEIENKYNSLHGKTSTLFDMEEEVLKVSKKLAASEDDLQEALSTVSLATRLQQDISTLHAAVMAMQADENSASRDLQTVNAHFLNVTETWQERLAAITSDLTALKAESREAHAGATERVNEAERRARSLAEKLEEIEDSTKRNARAFERTEGDDTKRAQEHLDWNTKQIHNLEQQTSSLSKREAELSSQLQEHIPRAQECEEHLPQVEEAVRSILRLAGDLSGAEKRLEEVTLQVFGTEDSMLKALNEILQIRQEMDTLQAQNSILKMKNELSVVKEVVRELTMVLRGNTGDGQTDSDTLEEEGWNEEEEEAWEEFDKDETTPLLHDDLTE; from the exons ATGCCGACTGAGTTAAAACAGAGGAAGAAGTCTCAGAAAGTGACCGAAACGTCTTCAGCAAACTGCGAAGATGAGACTCAGAAAGAGAAGATTGAGGCTGGAAACAACACAGGAGTGAATAAAACATCTTCTAGTTTGGATATTAGGAGTTTAATGTGCTTATTGTCGCTGGCAGCATGCGGAGCTCTGACCTG GGTGGTGCTACTACAGaatgagaggttttctgaaATAGAAAACAAGTACAACTCTTTACACGGAAAGACTTCGACTCTgttcgacatggaggaagaAGTCCTGAAGGTTTCTAAGAAG CTTGCCGCCTCTGAGGATGACCTACAGGAGGCGCTCTCCACCGTCTCCTTGGCAACACGACTCCAGCAGGACATCTCCACCCTTCACGCTGCCGTTATGGCGATGCAGGCCGACGAGAACTCCGCCTCTCGTGACCTACAGACGGTCAACGCCCACTTCCTCAACGTGACGGAGACGTGGCAGGAGCGCCTGGCCGCCATCACCTCTGACCTGACCGCCCTGAAGGCCGAGTCACGGGAAGCTCACGCTGGAGCCACAGAGCGGGTGAACGAGGCCGAGCGGAGGGCCCGGTCGCTGGCGGAGAAGTTGGAGGAGATTGAGGACAGCACGAAGAGGAACGCCAGAGCATTCGAGCGCACGGAGGGAGACGACACCAAGCGAGCGCAGGAACACCTGGACTGGAACACCAAGCAGATCCACAACCTGGAGCAGCAGACGAGCAGCCTGAGCAAGAGGGAGGCTGAGCTCAGCTCCCAGCTCCAGGAGCACATTCCCCGGGCACAGGAGTGTGAAGAGCACCTGCCCCAGGTGGAGGAGGCGGTGCGCTCCATCCTGAGGCTGGCGGGGGATCTGAGCGGTGCGGAGAAACGTCTGGAGGAGGTGACGCTGCAGGTGTTTGGGACTGAGGACAGCATGCTGAAAGCGCTTAATGAGATCCTTCAGATCAGACAGGAGATGGACACCCTGCAGGCACAGAACAGCATCCTGAAGATGAAGAATGAGTTGTCCGTGGTTAAAGAGGTGGTCCGTGAACTCACCATGGTGCTGAGGGGGAATACAGGCGACGGCCAAACGGACTCTGACACTCTGGAGGAAGAAGGAtggaatgaggaggaggaggaggcgtgggAAGAATTTGACAAAGATGAGACAACTCCACTTCTACATGATGACCTCACGGAataa
- the arfgap3 gene encoding ADP-ribosylation factor GTPase-activating protein 3, translating into MSEPHKPDISAIFKRLRGIPTNKVCFDCSAKNPSWASITYGVFLCIDCSGTHRSLGVHLTFIRSTELDFNWSWFQLRCMQVGGNASAITFFSQHGCTASAANTKYNSRAAQLYKDKIKTLATQATRRHGTELWLDSQAPLSPTSPDDKQVDFFSLHSKDLPDNLNMAKMSLSSSTSEKPSTKDKEEDRNGNLDEGPSVEMLSASPKANPELSSLLKKKPTTAKKTLGSKKGGLGAQKVSSKSFSELEKKAQAADKLRERDDGTTAPNYQSDESIVPSLRLACKDFEQQRKMEEKKMKGLEGNKKVQAERLGMGLGMRSGVSHSVTSDMHMIEQEKPKGAKTTKGRRFTEDNEDEGSFSSRVMSRFEEQTETSESFSSRWDDQSEGGGWMKESKKPEPDFYLTPAITSLNDRHTARRKPEALPVSDSGEAQKKFGQDVKSISSDMYFGKQDDSEYEAKTRLERYSGSSSISSADLFDDPKKQAASSYRLTNVLPNAPDMSQLKLGVRSVAGKLSVMASGVVSSIQDHYSS; encoded by the exons ATGTCAGAGCCTCACAAGCCGGATATCTCCGCTATCTTTAAGCGACTTCGTGGCATTCCTACTAACAAG GTTTGCTTCGACTGCTCAGCTAAAAACCCCAGTTGGGCCAGCATCACCTATGGTGTGTTCCTGTGTATAGATTGCTCTGGGACACACAGGTCTCTCGGGGTCCACCTGACCTTTATCAG GTCCACTGAGCTGGATTTCAACTGGTCATGGTTTCAGCTAAGATGTATGCAAGTGGGAGGCAACGCCAGTGCG ATTACATTTTTCAGTCAACATGGGTGCACAGCCAGCGCTGCCAACACCAAGTACAACAGCCGAGCTGCTCAGCTGTACAAAGATAAGATAAAGACTTTAGCCACACAAGCCACGAGACGCCATGGCACTGAG TTGTGGCTTGACAGTCAGGCTCCTCTCTCCCCAACATCACCAGACGACAAGCAGGTGGATTTCTTCAGCCTGCATTCAAAG GATCTTCCTGATAATTTGAACATGGCCAAAATGAGTCTCAGCTCCTCCACATCAGAGAAGCCTTCAACAAAGGACAAAGAGGAAGACAGAAATG GTAATCTAGATGAGGGTCCTAGTGTGGAGATGCTGAGTGCTTCTCCAAAAGCAAATCCAG AGCTGTCCTCTCTTCTTAAGAAGAAGCCAACTACTGCCAAGAAAACA TTGGGCTCTAAAAAGGGCGGTTTGGGCGCTCAGAAGGTCAGCAGTAAGAGCTTCTCAGAGCTGGAGAAGAAGGCTCAAGCTGCCGAcaagctcagagagagagatgacggCACTACTGCTCCCAATTATCAATCTGACGAATCCAT CGTACCATCCCTCCGACTGGCCTGTAAAGATTTTGAGCAGCAGAGgaaaatggaagaaaagaaGATGAAGGGATTAGAAGGGAATAAGAAAGTGCAAGCTGAGAGACTTGGCATGGGTCTGGGCATGAGGAG TGGAGTGTCTCACTCTGTGACATCGGACATGCACATGAtcgagcaggaaaagccaaagGGGGCCAAGACCACCAAAGGACGACGGTTCACTGAGGACAATGAGGATGAAGGGTCCTTCAGCTCTAG GGTCATGTCCCGGTTTGAGGAACAAACAGAGACATCAGAGAGTTTCTCCTCACGGTGGGATGATCAAAGCGAGGGAGGAGGCTGGATGAAGGAGAGCAAGAAGCCAGAGCCGGACTTCTACTTGACCCCCGCTATAACATCACTGAATGACAG GCACACAGCCAGAAGAAAACCAGAAGCCTTACCAGTGTCAGACTCAGGAGAAGCTCAGAAAAAGTTTGGGCAAGACGTGAAATCCATCTCATCTGACATGTACTTTGGAAAACAAGATGACTCTGAG TACGAGGCCAAAACACGACTGGAAAGATATTCTGGGAGTTCCTCTATAAGTTCAGCAGACCTCTTCGATGATCCAAAGAAACAGGCTG CGAGTTCGTACCGTCTGACCAACGTGCTGCCCAATGCTCCCGACATGTCGCAGCTCAAACTGGGAGTGCGCTCAGTCGCAGGAAAACTCTCCGTCATGGCCAGCGGCGTAGTTAGCTCAATTCAG GATCACTACAGCTCCTGA
- the LOC119482877 gene encoding inhibitor of nuclear factor kappa-B kinase-interacting protein isoform X2, whose translation MPTELKQRKKSQKVTETSSANCEDETQKEKIEAGNNTGVNKTSSSLDIRSLMCLLSLAACGALTWVVLLQNERFSEIENKYNSLHGKTSTLFDMEEEVLKVSKKCESVQLMLEGLGGQRGAVRPQLEGLEQDVSRLKEWASGLNEKRAQLQSSLTLLRDAVGQIEERTSAIAKDLANKVASVRTDVRRMEGVQSELESLLTQVAELEDKTTQVDRDMVKRIGDVLTSSIDRVSDLRSESKRNTQAIEQLHRRLPELTAADKQISERLMELESGRARMIRTVTFASDLKPKVAAIKRDFGAFEPQLSDLTLRIGRLAEEIMKREQEVAELRQTLANLTAVEGDLSVTSKQVSEIADISGEMHRPT comes from the exons ATGCCGACTGAGTTAAAACAGAGGAAGAAGTCTCAGAAAGTGACCGAAACGTCTTCAGCAAACTGCGAAGATGAGACTCAGAAAGAGAAGATTGAGGCTGGAAACAACACAGGAGTGAATAAAACATCTTCTAGTTTGGATATTAGGAGTTTAATGTGCTTATTGTCGCTGGCAGCATGCGGAGCTCTGACCTG GGTGGTGCTACTACAGaatgagaggttttctgaaATAGAAAACAAGTACAACTCTTTACACGGAAAGACTTCGACTCTgttcgacatggaggaagaAGTCCTGAAGGTTTCTAAGAAG TGCGAGAGCGTACAGCTGATGCTGGAGGGTCTCGGGGGTCAGCGGGGGGCTGTGCGACCTCAGCTGGAGGGTTTGGAGCAGGACGTGAGCCGGCTGAAGGAGTGGGCCTCTGGGCTGAACGAGAAACGAGCTCAGCTTCAGAGCAGCCTGACTTTGCTGAGAGACGCCGTGGGACAGATTGAAGAGCGCACCTCAGCCATCGCAAAGGACTTAGCCAACAAG GTGGCGTCAGTGAGGACAGATGTGCGCCGGATGGAAGGCGTGCAGTCGGAGCTGGAGTCTCTGCTAACTCAGGTGGCCGAGCTGGAGGACAAGACCACTCAGGTGGACCGCGACATGGTCAAACGCATCGGGGACGTGCTGACCAGCAGCATCGACCGAGTCTCGGATCTCCGCTCTGAGTCCAAACGCAACACTCAGGCCATAGAGCAGCTCCACAGGCGCCTCCCTGAACTCACCGCCGCTGACAAACAGATCTCTGAGCGCCTGATGGAGCTGGAGAGCGGCAGAGCCCGTATGATAAGAACAGTGACCTTCGCCAGCGACCTCAAACCAAAAGTCGCTGCTATTAAGAGGGACTTTGGGGCGTTTGAGCCTCAGCTGTCAGACCTGACGCTGCGGATAGGAAGACTAGCAGAGGAGATCATGAAGAGAGAGCAGGAGGTCGCTGAGCTTAGACAGACTCTGGCTAACCTCACCGCAGTAGAGGGAGATTTAAGTGTTACAAGTAAACAGGTTAGTGAAATAGCTGATATATCTGGAGAGATGCACCGGCCAACATGA
- the ckap4 gene encoding cytoskeleton-associated protein 4 — protein MTAKNRHKSSGSSSEKTSAAASASSSPDDASKKTQQKSSSSSSSTGNGTSAAPQAQGPRSGGSCLGVVATTVFYVALLGAAGFAAFYLQQVVEEMRQTSGRHEESAASNAKLSVQMESVVQQVESLRSVVDGLESSLGITRVELEGAISRMKRGEVETRRVEEALQRLQNNLLRDLSDGINEVKEAREKDFSSLEKTVEERLAEVSQSITASVAEFTESQGEAQSQLADLKARLGDMEDPRLIKQELSAIVEAVTEIRTANSAADASADSFREQVGAVRSELQTRNQEVASLSQEVQTVRSVVLENVGNLRKSLSVAEADVQVLKDKSETLESSVEQAANAILNVERQVNEGVGQIQKRSEDLEARVKSTEESGDSLSASLSNIGAKVDSLFAKYDTQDSALAAQGQAVEKVKRGVQQEMEALKSSLGELQSNMAALGGAQTKLSSKDSSLGQQVVDLEKRLATLEDSSSSSSVKPEQLQSLKSMVAGLEAKAAKLEGHDKAIAALQKALKETTQTLEGLSKGKKGK, from the exons ATGACTGCGAAAAACCGACACAAGAGCAGCGGCAGCTCCAGCGAGAAGACGAGCGCTGCCGCGTCCGCGTCCAGCAGCCCGGACGACGCGTCGAAGAAGACCCAgcagaagagcagcagcagcagcagcagcaccgggaACGGGACTAGTGCAGCACCTCAGGCTCAGGGGCCACGATCCGGGGGCAGCTGCCTCGGTGTCGTCGCCACCACAGTGTTTTACGTCGCGTTATTAGGCGCTGCTGGGTTTGCTGCTTTCTATTTGCAGCAAGTTGTGGAGGAGATGAGGCAGACGAGCGGCAGACATGAGGAGAGCGCAGCGAGCAACGCGAAGCTGAGCGTACAAATGGAGAGCGTCGTTCAACAG GTGGAGTCTCTGAGGAGCGTTGTGGACGGGCTGGAGTCATCACTGGGCATCACTCGGGTGGAGCTGGAGGGGGCCATCAGCCGGATGAAGAGGGGCGAGGTGGAGAcgaggagggtggaggaggccCTCCAGAGGCTCCAGAACAATCTGCTCAGGGACCTTTCAGACGGCATCAACGAGGTGAAGGAGGCCCGAGAGAAAGACTTCTCTTCTCTGGAGAAGACGGTGGAGGAGCGTCTGGCCGAGGTGAGTCAGTCCATCACGGCCAGCGTGGCGGAGTTCACCGAATCTCAGGGCGAAGCGCAGAGCCAGCTGGCTGACCTCAAGGCCCGCCTGGGTGACATGGAAGACCCTAGGCTCATCAAACAGGAGCTCTCTGCCATCGTCGAGGCTGTGACTGAAATCAGAACAGCCAATTCGGCTGCTGACGCCTCAGCGGACTCGTTCAGGGAGCAGGTGGGCGCCGTGAGGTCAGAGCTCCAGACTCGTAACCAGGAGGTAGCCTCGCTGTCTCAGGAAGTTCAAACAGTGAGGTCAGTAGTGTTAGAGAACGTGGGGAATCTGAGGAAGTCGCTGTCGGTAGCAGAGGCTGACGTCCAGGTTCTGAAGGACAAAAGCGAGACACTGGAGAGCAGCGTGGAGCAGGCTGCCAACGCCATTCTTAACGTGGAGAGACAGGTGAACGAAGGAGTCGGTCAGATCCAGAAAAGATCAGAGGACCTGGAAGCCAGAGTTAAATCAACGGAGGAGAGTGGCGATTCACTGTCAGCGTCACTATCAAACATCGGCGCCAAAGTGGATTCACTGTTCGCCAAATACGACACCCAGGACAGCGCTCTGGCTGCACAGGGGCAGGCCGTGGAGAAGGTCAAACGTGGCGTGCAGCAGGAGATGGAGGCGCTGAAAAGCAGTCTGGGGGAGCTCCagtccaacatggcggctctGGGCGGCGCCCAGACCAAGCTCTCCTCAAAGGACTCGAGCCTGGGTCAGCAGGTGGTGGACTTGGAGAAGAGGCTCGCCACTCTggaggacagcagcagcagcagcagcgtgaagCCAGAGCAGCTGCAGAGCTTAAAGAGCATGGTGGCTGGGTTGGAGGCCAAAGCGGCCAAACTAGAAGGCCACGATAAGGCGATTGCTGCTCTCCAGAAAGCTCTGAAGGAGACCACACAGACACTGGAGGGCTTATCCAAAGGCAAGAAGGGAAAGTAG